A single window of Fischerella sp. PCC 9605 DNA harbors:
- a CDS encoding DUF1499 domain-containing protein, translating into MISRLLTAIALAILLTLTILPAATWAVASGLGVDNGHLSSCPASNNCVVSQNADPKHAIDPIAYHVDRNAARETLLKVLGVVPRTEVIEQTDNYIHATSKSRIFKFVDDVEFYFPPNESVIHLRSASRIGESDLGVNRRRVEQIRLALRDLNI; encoded by the coding sequence ATGATATCCCGTCTGCTAACAGCGATCGCTCTTGCAATATTGCTAACCCTGACAATACTTCCTGCCGCAACTTGGGCTGTCGCTTCTGGCTTAGGAGTTGATAATGGTCATCTTAGTTCTTGTCCAGCTTCAAATAACTGTGTTGTGAGTCAGAATGCTGACCCAAAACACGCCATTGACCCGATTGCTTATCATGTAGACCGTAATGCAGCTAGAGAAACCTTACTAAAAGTTCTCGGCGTTGTTCCTCGTACAGAGGTTATAGAACAGACAGATAATTACATTCATGCTACGAGTAAAAGCCGCATCTTCAAGTTTGTTGATGATGTGGAGTTTTATTTCCCTCCCAATGAGTCAGTAATTCATCTGCGCTCAGCATCTCGCATTGGAGAGTCGGATCTCGGAGTAAATCGCAGGCGAGTCGAGCAAATTCGTCTGGCACTTCGCGATTTAAACATTTGA